The sequence GACTATGTACAAACTTTAAAAAAATAATGAACAGCAGGTTTCCACTCGGGAAACCTGCTTTTTTCTTTCTCCTGTGATACAATAAAAACACAAAGAGGTGGTCATTATGATTCAACAAGCACTCTTAGTTTTCGCTTCATTTTTCGCTATTATGAATCCCTTAGCCAATACCCCGATTTTCCTAAGTTTAACTGCCGGCGCCTCCCAAGCTGAGCGTAAAAAAATTGCTTGGCGTGCGGTGTTGGTAGCTTTTATCGTCTGTGTTGCCTTCTTTTTCCTTGGTAAGATTATTTTAGAACTATTTGGTATCACGATTCCGGCATTTCAAATTGCTGGCGGTATTATTATCTTCTCAATTGGTTTTGATATGTTGCGCAATAAAGGCTACAGTGCCAGTGTGCAAACTCCGACTAGCCTTGCAAGCGATGACCCCGACCGCAAAGATCGTTTGGATGTTGCTATTTCGCCTTTGGCAGTACCAATTCTTGCCGGCCCGGGAACAATTGCAACAATCATGAGTTTGTCAGCATCAGCAACTATTATGCAAAATATAATTGATTTGGTTATTTTTACAATATTGCTGGCAATCACCTATTTCTGCTTCATCTTCGGTGAGAAATTAGCACGATTTCTCGGACGCGAAGGGTTGAGTGCAATGACCAAATTAATGGGACTTCTGTTAGCAACCATTGGCGTGCAAATGTTTTTAACCGGCGCCGAAACTGTTATTAAAAGTCTTGGTTTTTAAGTATAAAAAGGCAGCCCCCGCCGAGGCTGCCTTTTACTATTGATTGATTTAGATTTTTTAAACAATATTTTCTCCTAATATTATTTTTGGCATCGTCGTCAAACACCGATTCCAACGTTTATAAAATTGCTCAATTCCAAGCTTCGATACTCTTGCATGTGTCGCCTCGTCTTCCGTTACCCAATACAAAACATAAGTTACCTTGCCGACATTCCTTGTAAGCCGAATCGGTAACTCTCCCGCTTTCACTGCATTGAAATCTTTTTGTCTGTGGGTGCGTTTGATATAGTGAACATCAATAACGCCATCCTGACTTAAATAAAATTCAGCCACCTCTTTCATCAACGCTTCAATTTCATCTGTTTTCGTTAATTTTGCTTCGTATATACATATCTCGTTAAACATAAAATACCTCCACAAATTCTAATTAATTTCATTATAACAGAAATTTTGGGGAAACCTAGAAAAGACTAAATCATGAAGGTTTAGTCTTTTCCTTTTTCATTAATCTCACTTAAAATACGAAGTACTACTTTATCATTCAACGCCTTATTTTCAAGCATAGGTGAGTGGCAAGCATTTTCAATGGCGAAGAACTCTTTTCGCGGTGCTTGTACTTCAGCAAAATATTCACGTGCCAAAGATATTGGTGTCTGCCAATCATTTTCACCTTGAATCGTAAAATATGGCACCTGATATTCGGTTCCGATTGTTGGCAAATCAAATTTCAGCAAATCATCAAAGAGCGGCGCCATCAGCGACGCAGCCTTCGTTTGTAAAAAGAAAGTTGCATCGTGAAACGAATAAAACGGTGAGCCGAAGGCAAGTTTAACGAGTTCGAAGCTTACCCCTGTTGAAAGTTTGTATTTAGCTTGAACCCCGCGCAACCGCATAATATTCTTTTTCATTCTTTCATCAAATTCATAGGTTGGATAGGGCAATAAACTTTCAAGTATCTGGATGTCTTTGCTGTTACCAGCTTTTTTTGCTGCTTCAAGAACTTTGTCATAACCAACTTGCTCATTATTAAACATATTCACAACCTGACCAATACCAATATAAGCAATGATATCGTGCGGATATTTAAGTGCTAATTGCGATCCTAATACTGAACCCCATGAATGACCCATAATAATAATTTTATCTTTATCATATTTAGTCTTTAAATAATCAATCATCGCTTTGCCATCAGCCAACATCTGCTCCATAGTAATTGTTGGCGTTTTTTTATCCCGGTTGCGAAAATAAGTTTTGCCGGCACCACGCTGATCCCACTGCACCACGGTAACTTGCTTCTCCCATTCCAGCTGAAAAGCATTTGCAAATGGCAGCATTGGACTTCCGGGTCCGCCATGCAAGAAAATCATAACCGGATTATTTTTATCATGCCCGCGATGATAAAAATATTGTTCAATACCATTTAGTTCAACATACTCACCATAATCAACAGCCTTCTCCCCAGTCAGCCGAACTTGGCGTCTATTATTCCACTTCCAAACCTGGTACGCAATCAAAATAACTAAAACAATGACTACTAATGCAATCAAAATACCTAACAAAATTTCCATATTATGCCTCCTTCGCTCCATGTATTAAATAGCCAACAATGCCATCAATCAAAATGCCCATCGAAATCTCTGCTGCCCGTCGCTCAGCAATCAACTGTTCCAGCGGAATCATCTTATTGTTAACCTCCATTACCTTATGCGCCATAAAATGCAAACAGCTAATCATATTTGACCACACCAGCAAATCATAGTTTTCCTTGTCTAAACCGAACA comes from Culicoidibacter larvae and encodes:
- a CDS encoding MarC family protein gives rise to the protein MIQQALLVFASFFAIMNPLANTPIFLSLTAGASQAERKKIAWRAVLVAFIVCVAFFFLGKIILELFGITIPAFQIAGGIIIFSIGFDMLRNKGYSASVQTPTSLASDDPDRKDRLDVAISPLAVPILAGPGTIATIMSLSASATIMQNIIDLVIFTILLAITYFCFIFGEKLARFLGREGLSAMTKLMGLLLATIGVQMFLTGAETVIKSLGF
- a CDS encoding alpha/beta fold hydrolase, translated to MEILLGILIALVVIVLVILIAYQVWKWNNRRQVRLTGEKAVDYGEYVELNGIEQYFYHRGHDKNNPVMIFLHGGPGSPMLPFANAFQLEWEKQVTVVQWDQRGAGKTYFRNRDKKTPTITMEQMLADGKAMIDYLKTKYDKDKIIIMGHSWGSVLGSQLALKYPHDIIAYIGIGQVVNMFNNEQVGYDKVLEAAKKAGNSKDIQILESLLPYPTYEFDERMKKNIMRLRGVQAKYKLSTGVSFELVKLAFGSPFYSFHDATFFLQTKAASLMAPLFDDLLKFDLPTIGTEYQVPYFTIQGENDWQTPISLAREYFAEVQAPRKEFFAIENACHSPMLENKALNDKVVLRILSEINEKGKD